The genomic interval CCAAATAAATAGCACATTGACTTAATATAATTCTAGATTCTGGGTACCCTACAACAGAAACAGCTTGAAACGTGTTGTTGGCCAATATTAATGCTGTAGGGTTTGCGTTTCCAATATCTTCGGAAGCAGAAATAAGTAGCCTTCGGGCAATAAACTTTACGTCTTCACCTCCTTCAATCATTCTAGCCAACCAATAAACTGCTCCATTTGGATCACTACCTCTAATCGATTTTATAAAAGCAGATATAATGTCATAATGTTGTTCCCCTGTTTTATCATATCTAACAGTGTTTTTCTGAATTTTAGCGAGTACTAAATCGTTGGTAATTTCAATTTCATCTTCTTCAGATACTAATAATTCAAAAATATTTAAAAGCTTTCTAGCATCTCCTCCAGATACTTGTAACAATGCATCGGTTTCTTTTAAAGTGATTTTTTTGGTTGATAAAAGTTCGTCTTTCTCCATAGCTCTATGTAAAAGTGCCACGAGATCAGTTTTATCAAAAGAATTTAAAATATAGACTTGGCAACGAGAGAGTAGGGCAGGAATAACTTCGAAACTAGGGTTTTCTGTAGTTGCACCAATTAATGTTACCCATCCTTTTTCTACGGCTCCTAAAAGTGAATCTTGCTGAGATTTACTAAATCTATGAATTTCATCAATAAATAAAATAGGATTTTTAACCGTAAATAACCCACCACTTTTTTTAGCTTTTTCTATAACCTCTCGTACATCTTTTACCCCAGAACTAATAGCGCTCAATGTGTAGAAAGGACGTTTAGATTCTGTTGCAATAATATTGGCAAGCGTTGTTTTTCCAATTCCTGGAGGTCCCCATAAAATTAATGAAGGAATGATTCCTTTTTTGATTAAATTGGTTAAAACACCCGTTTTACCCACTAAATGTTGCTGACTGATATAGTCTTCTAAAGTTTTAGGTCTAATTCTTTCTGCCAAAGGTTCATTCATTCTGTAAAAATAATAAAGATTTCTGACAGAAATTGTAAAAATCGGGATTGGTTCTATTTTTGTTATTTTTATAATGATGAAAGAGGAGAATCACTTACAAATATCAAAATCTATTTTCTTAATTCCAATTGTATACATTGTTGCAATATGGTTTATTTATTGGGTTGAAATACAATTTGATCTCAATTTTAATAAATATGGTGTTTTTCCAAGAACTTTTGTTGGTTTTAGAGGTGTTTTCTTGACTCATTTTATACATAGTAATGTAAGTCACCTTTTTAATAATTCTATCCCTTTATTTGTGCTTTTAAGCAGTCTTTTTTATTTTTATAGAGATGTTGCTTATAAAGTTTTGCTTCTTGGTGGTTTTTTTACAGGTTTAATAACTTGGTGTATTGCAAGAGAATCTTATCACATAGGTGCAAGCGGAATTGTGTACTTGCTTTTTAGTTTTGTTTTTTTTAGTGGAATTATAAAAAGACACTTTCGGTTGGTCGCATTGTCTTTAATTATCATCTTTTTATACGGAGGTATGATATGGTATGTGTTACCTATAAAAGATGGTATTTCTTGGGAAGGTCATTTATCTGGTTTTGTAGTAGGTCTTATTTTTGCAGTTATTTTTAGAAATAGAGGAATTGTAAGAGAAGAACATCAATTTATAGAAACAGAGTTTGATGCTTTGTTTGATGAACATGGTAATTTTGCCCCGCCAAAAGTAGAGGAGGAGTTCGATGATGAAAAACTAGAAGAGAAGTTTTAGTCCTACTTACCTTTTTCTAAATAAAGTAGTAATAGAAAAAGCTGTACATAATTTCTTACATACAGCTTTGTTTAAATATATTTTTTTAATCTCTTTAGCTGCTTACTACAATTCTTTGTCTTACTGCTTCATATAGTAAAACACCACATGCAACAGATACGTTTAAAGAAGCTATTTCACCTAACAAAGGTAATTTGGCTTTGTAATCTACCATTTTTAATATAGAAGGGTTTACACCTCTATGCTCAGAACCCATAATTATAGCAATTGGTTGCTTAAAATCGATATCATATACAGAATCTTCTGTCTTTTCTGTAGCTGCTACCGTTTTAATGTCTGATGCTTGTAATAAAAATAAGGCATCTTTAATGTGATCTACTTTACAGATAGGAATTTTAAAAGCTGCACCCGCAGATGTTTTTATAGTTTCAGCATTAACGGGAGCACTTCCATTTTTCTGAATGATAATTCCGTTAACTCCAGAACATTCTGCTGTTCTAATGATAGCACCAAAATTACGTACATCAGAAACTTGATCTAACAATAAGAATAAAGGTATTTTATCACTCTCTACTGTTTTTTCTATCAATTCTTCTAAATCGTAAAACTCTACTGGAGATATTTGAGCAACAGCACCTTGATGATTACTGTTTTTAGATAACCTATCTAACTTCTCTACAGGCACCATGCTAGTAGTAAGGTTGTTTGTTTTAATTAACTTGTTTAGGTCATAAAACAATTCTCCTCTTAATCCTTTTTGTAAGTATATTTTGTTTATTGATGAACCACTTTCTATAGCTTCTATAATAGCTCTAATACCAAAAATATTGGTAGTTGGTGTTGTAATGTTATTCTCCATTTTGCAAATGTACTTAAAAATAGAAAACCACCTCGTTAAGAGGTGGTTTTTAAAATAAAAAAATAGGTAAGTTTATTGTTTTATTAAAACTAAAGTTCTTGCATCAAAATAGCCATCAGCGGTGTATGTTAATGTAATAGTTCCTGTAGCAGGATCTACACTACCAGAACCAGATTGTGCAATTCCAAAATTATCTGCTAAATATCCTCCTGTAATTGTTAAGTTATCACAAACATCTGAAATATTAAAAGAGTATGCGGTAGTGAAATAATTACCTCTGCTTACTGTATAAGTTCCAGGTCCAGTAGATGTAATTGTTGTTGGATCACCATACGCTTGATTAACATATTCGCCTTCTAAACTTGAAGGACAAATTGCTTGCAAAGTAATAACTGTTTTGTTACTATCTGAAACTGTTTGTGTAGATGTTTCAATTTGAATAACGGCAGTTAATGGATTGGAAGAATCTAATTCAGCTGAATTAACCATAATTGAAGCCGTTGCTTCTTGTGATCCTGCAGGTATTGTAAAACTAGTTTCTCCTAAAGAGAATTCTTTTCCTTCTGTTGCAGTAGAAGAAGCAGCATCTACAGAAATAGTTACAGTAACATCTTCGTTAAGTGCAGTACCATTTCCACCTCTATACTCAATAGGTACTTCGTATTCATAAACGATACCTGTACCATCTTGTAAAAAGTTGTTCGTAACTTCTTTATTTGAAAATTGAGTGACTATTGGACCTTTTCCAAAATCAGTTTCATAATCATCCAATAATGCATCACAAGATGTAAATGCAAAAGTACTAACGAAAAGTAGTACTAATATTTTTATATTTTTCATTTTATTTGTTTTAAATTATTGCTTTTATTTCCAAAATGGATTTTTTGTAAATACATCATCACTTGTTAGTGTAGGTACATTGTCGCTGTTTCTAGATACCTCTGTTGAAGGGTATAGTAATCTTACAGGTCTTGAACCATTAGACTCTTCTGGGATCGGTAATCCTACAGGATATCCTGTTCTTGTTAAATCTATCCAAGATTCTATAGAAGAAGTTCCATTAAGCGCAACCCATTTTTGAGTTATAATTGCTTGTATTTTATTAGATGAATTAGACCAGTTAACATTTGGTGTAGTTTGTGCATAGTAAGTTTGTGCACTTGCTATAGGATCTGCAACCTCTAACTGAGTAAATGAAGCCTCAATTGCTGCTTCATAATTAGCCTGAGCTGCAGCGTCTCCACCAGATATATAACCTCTAGTTGTAGCTTCTGATTGAATAAAAAGAGCTTCAGCCATTGACATAATTATTTGATCTCCTTCTGCACTTTTTATTAGTCCCGGACCAACTTTTGCTAAATCCTTAGAAGTAAAACCGGTACCTGGAAGTATCGTTTTTTGTTCAGTTCCTTTAAACTCATCAGCATTTTCTGAAGGAGCATATAATCGCTCTAATCTTGGATCGCTTGTATTTGTTAAATATGTAATGGCATGTTCTGAAGCAACTGTATAATCACCTCTATTTTGTTCATCTCCAGTTACAGGTTGTCTAAAGTAATCATAGAAAGGGTTTTGTTTAAATTCTGCAGTTGTATAACCTGGATTAGAGGTAACATCTGTAGTTATGTAGCCTGCTCCATTAGCATTAATTGTTGCAATTTGACTAGCAATGTAAGAATCTTGACCAGTATTACTTAATCTAACTAGCATTCTTAATTTAATAGTGTTTGCAAATTCAACCCAGTGAGACATGTTTCCTCCAAAAATGATATCTTGTGTTTCTGGGTTTTGAGCATTGGTAGGTGCATTATTTATTAAATCTACTACAGCTGTTAATTCTTCTATAACTGCTTTGTACACTGTTTCTGCATCATCATATTTTGGAGTTGTATTATCTCCTCTTAAGTTTGCTTCAGTATAAGGTACATCACCATATAAATCTACAAGCATTTGATACTGAAATCCTTTTATAATTTTAGAAATTGCTTGATAATATGTGTAATCTACTGCTCCTGTTGGATCTTCATATGTTTCAATATACGTTAAATTTTTAAAAATATCTGCATAAGAAGTTTCAAAAATATTACTAAAATCTGTTGCAGTAAAATTATAACGAGAGTAGATTTCATTTGAAGACCAGTTTGATGGTGTTGCCCAGTTTACTACTAAAAAGTTTCCTAAATACGTCATTGTTCTTGCATTCAATGTTGAAAAACTTTGTTGAGCAACAGGTAATGTTAAACGTGGCGTTGAAATAGGTGGATTGTTGGGGTTGTCGTTGACATCCAGAAAATCGCTACAGCTTACACTAACCAAAGCAAAAGCGAACATTATTAATATTGATTTTTTCATTTTATATGTTTTTATATTTTATTTTTTAGAATGTTACATTTATACCCATTCCAAATTGTCTTGTAGGAGCAGTCTGACTTTGAGTTCCAACTCCTACAGCATTACCAGTAGTAAAGTTAAATTCAGGATCAGTGTATACGTTGTCTTTTGGTCTTAAGGTAATTAAATTTCTTCCATAAAAATTTAATACTAAATTACTTACTCCAACTTTCTCTAGAACATCTTTTCCAAAGGTATATGATAATGAAACCTCTCTAAGTTTTAAGGTAGTTGCGTCTGTAACATAGTTTTCTTTTACTTCATTATAAGCAGTCCAGAAAGCATTTCCACCACCTGATGTTAATCTATCTGTATTTGCTATATAGCCACCAGACCCATCAGCGTAAGAAGAATTAGGGAATACAAAAGGCTGTCTTCCTGCAGTAGCACTATGTTTAGATAATCCAGTAAATTCTAGAGCATCTACTAATCCGTTGTAAAAGACATGACCTGTTCTGTAATCTGCTACTGCGTATAAGCTAAAGTTTTTATACTTAATAGTGGTATTTAATCCAATAGTATAATCTGGAGTTGTTTTTCCTTGTATTTGATTTTGAGAATCTTGAATAGGATCTCCATCAGCACCAACTACAATACGTCCTTGATCGTCTTTTAAATAAGATGTTGTTCTTATTTGTGGATAAGATTCTCCTACTTTTGCAATAATTTGAGCATCAGCAAAACCTCCAAGATCTAATTCATCAACTCCATCATCTAAAGATATTACTTCAGATTTCATAGCACTCCAATTTACTCCCATATCCCAAGAGAAATTTTCACTTCTTAGTATTGTTCCCATTAAGTTAAGTTCTATACCTAAGTTTTCAACTTCACCAACGTTAACTCTAGCACTAGTAGCACCAGATGCACTAGAAATATTTACAGGGATTATTTGGTCAATAGAATTTGTTTTATAACCAGCAAGTTCTCCTGAAAAACGGTTGTTAAACATTCTAAACTCTATACCTGCATCAATAGATTTAGTAATCTCAGGTCTTAATCCTGGAGCAGGTACTTGACTTGATTGTGACAAACCAGCAGTACTACCATAAGGAAAATTATCTGGCGCAAAGAAAATACCTTGTGTTTGGTATAGTCCTGGATCATTACCAGTTTCGGTATAACTTAAGGTTCCTTTTAAGAAGCTAAGTCCTTTGTCTGAAACAATGCTAGGAAAAGCACTTGATGCTACAAAAGACATCCCTGCACCATAGTAAAAGAAAGAATTATCATCTTTTGGTAATGTAGAAGATTGATCATTTCTACCAGTTGCATTTAAAAATAAATAATCTTTATACCCTAAAGTTAATTCTGTATAAAAACTTACTCTTCTATAATTAGTAGTTGCTTCAGATCCTGCTAAATCACCTGTTCTCGTAGAAACATTATAGAAATCTGGTATAATTAAATCACCCCCTGAAATTGATATTCCTTTAGAGCTGGTGATTCTTGTGTTTTGTCCTAAAATAGCTTTAAGG from Polaribacter sejongensis carries:
- the rlmB gene encoding 23S rRNA (guanosine(2251)-2'-O)-methyltransferase RlmB, which encodes MENNITTPTTNIFGIRAIIEAIESGSSINKIYLQKGLRGELFYDLNKLIKTNNLTTSMVPVEKLDRLSKNSNHQGAVAQISPVEFYDLEELIEKTVESDKIPLFLLLDQVSDVRNFGAIIRTAECSGVNGIIIQKNGSAPVNAETIKTSAGAAFKIPICKVDHIKDALFLLQASDIKTVAATEKTEDSVYDIDFKQPIAIIMGSEHRGVNPSILKMVDYKAKLPLLGEIASLNVSVACGVLLYEAVRQRIVVSS
- a CDS encoding SusD/RagB family nutrient-binding outer membrane lipoprotein, translating into MKKSILIMFAFALVSVSCSDFLDVNDNPNNPPISTPRLTLPVAQQSFSTLNARTMTYLGNFLVVNWATPSNWSSNEIYSRYNFTATDFSNIFETSYADIFKNLTYIETYEDPTGAVDYTYYQAISKIIKGFQYQMLVDLYGDVPYTEANLRGDNTTPKYDDAETVYKAVIEELTAVVDLINNAPTNAQNPETQDIIFGGNMSHWVEFANTIKLRMLVRLSNTGQDSYIASQIATINANGAGYITTDVTSNPGYTTAEFKQNPFYDYFRQPVTGDEQNRGDYTVASEHAITYLTNTSDPRLERLYAPSENADEFKGTEQKTILPGTGFTSKDLAKVGPGLIKSAEGDQIIMSMAEALFIQSEATTRGYISGGDAAAQANYEAAIEASFTQLEVADPIASAQTYYAQTTPNVNWSNSSNKIQAIITQKWVALNGTSSIESWIDLTRTGYPVGLPIPEESNGSRPVRLLYPSTEVSRNSDNVPTLTSDDVFTKNPFWK
- a CDS encoding replication-associated recombination protein A, with the protein product MNEPLAERIRPKTLEDYISQQHLVGKTGVLTNLIKKGIIPSLILWGPPGIGKTTLANIIATESKRPFYTLSAISSGVKDVREVIEKAKKSGGLFTVKNPILFIDEIHRFSKSQQDSLLGAVEKGWVTLIGATTENPSFEVIPALLSRCQVYILNSFDKTDLVALLHRAMEKDELLSTKKITLKETDALLQVSGGDARKLLNIFELLVSEEDEIEITNDLVLAKIQKNTVRYDKTGEQHYDIISAFIKSIRGSDPNGAVYWLARMIEGGEDVKFIARRLLISASEDIGNANPTALILANNTFQAVSVVGYPESRIILSQCAIYLANSAKSNASYMAINDAQNLVQKTGDLSIPIHLRNAPTKLMKDLDYGKNYKYSHNYPNNFVEQEFLPDEISGTKLYEPGNNARENQFRETLKNRWKNNYDY
- a CDS encoding rhomboid family intramembrane serine protease; its protein translation is MMKEENHLQISKSIFLIPIVYIVAIWFIYWVEIQFDLNFNKYGVFPRTFVGFRGVFLTHFIHSNVSHLFNNSIPLFVLLSSLFYFYRDVAYKVLLLGGFFTGLITWCIARESYHIGASGIVYLLFSFVFFSGIIKRHFRLVALSLIIIFLYGGMIWYVLPIKDGISWEGHLSGFVVGLIFAVIFRNRGIVREEHQFIETEFDALFDEHGNFAPPKVEEEFDDEKLEEKF